A single window of Colletes latitarsis isolate SP2378_abdomen chromosome 11, iyColLati1, whole genome shotgun sequence DNA harbors:
- the LOC143348543 gene encoding bifunctional methylenetetrahydrofolate dehydrogenase/cyclohydrolase, mitochondrial-like isoform X2, with amino-acid sequence MFPWRTFLTVASQRSVRHLYTSKIVQDAIIINGKQIANEIQNDLKVTVNALIKDGKKRPKLVAILIGNNPASKVYVQRKMEVATAIGIESYTIWLEETMKQQDLIKEINHLNADKTVDGILVQLPLTNQMNEHEVCQAIAPNKDVDGFHLENIDTVGKNAVVIGRSKHVGLPIALLLHASGKGNGLNMTTTICHRHTPHTELKKYTKMADLVIAATGVPGLITQEMVKPGACIIDVGITKTKIGNKYKLVGDVDFENVKKVAGYITPVPGGVGPMTVAMLMKNTISVATKNHQSTK; translated from the exons ATGTTTCCATGGAGAACATTTTTAACAGTTGCTTCCCAGAGGTCTGTAAGACATTTATACACTTCAAAAATTGT CCAAGATGCTATAATAATAAATGGAAAACAGATAGCTAATGAAATTCAAAATGACTTAAAAGTAACTGTTAATGCTTTGATAAAAGATGGTAAAAAGAGGCCAAAATTAGTAGCTATATTAATTGGCAATAATCCAGCCAGTAAAGTATATGTTCAAAGAAAAATGGAAGTTGCAACTGCAATTG GAATTGAAAGTTATACTATTTGGTTAGAAGAAACTATGAAACAGCAAGACCTTATTAAAGAAATCAATCATCTAAATGCAGACAAAACTGTAGATGGAATTCTTGTGCAATTACCACTAACAAATCAGATGAATGAACATGAAGTATGTCAGGCAATTGCACCAAATAAAGATGTTGATGGTTTCCACTTAGAAAATATAG ATACTGTTGGAAAAAATGCAGTGGTTATAGGACGATCCAAACATGTTGGTTTACCAATTGCATTACTCTTACATGCCAGTG GTAAAGGAAATGGTTTAAATATGACTACAACTATTTGTCATCGCCATACTCCCCACACAGAATTAAAGAAATATACCAAAATGGCTGATTTAGTCATAGCAGCAACTGGTGTTCCTGGTTTAATTACTCAAGAGATGGTAAAACCAGGAGCTTGTATAATTGATGTTGGAATTACAAAAACGAAAAtaggaaataaatataaattggtAGGAGATGTGGACTTTGAGAATGTAAAAAAAGTTGCTGGGTATATAACTCCAGTACCAGGTGGTGTAGGCCCTATGACTGTAGCAATGTTAATGAAAAATACAATTTCAGTAGCTACTAAAAATCATCAGAGCACGAAATAG
- the LOC143348543 gene encoding bifunctional methylenetetrahydrofolate dehydrogenase/cyclohydrolase, mitochondrial-like isoform X1, translating into MFPWRTFLTVASQRSVRHLYTSKIVQDAIIINGKQIANEIQNDLKVTVNALIKDGKKRPKLVAILIGNNPASKVYVQRKMEVATAIGIESYTIWLEETMKQQDLIKEINHLNADKTVDGILVQLPLTNQMNEHEVCQAIAPNKDVDGFHLENIGNLMLNSSCIISATALGVKELIIRSNIDTVGKNAVVIGRSKHVGLPIALLLHASGKGNGLNMTTTICHRHTPHTELKKYTKMADLVIAATGVPGLITQEMVKPGACIIDVGITKTKIGNKYKLVGDVDFENVKKVAGYITPVPGGVGPMTVAMLMKNTISVATKNHQSTK; encoded by the exons ATGTTTCCATGGAGAACATTTTTAACAGTTGCTTCCCAGAGGTCTGTAAGACATTTATACACTTCAAAAATTGT CCAAGATGCTATAATAATAAATGGAAAACAGATAGCTAATGAAATTCAAAATGACTTAAAAGTAACTGTTAATGCTTTGATAAAAGATGGTAAAAAGAGGCCAAAATTAGTAGCTATATTAATTGGCAATAATCCAGCCAGTAAAGTATATGTTCAAAGAAAAATGGAAGTTGCAACTGCAATTG GAATTGAAAGTTATACTATTTGGTTAGAAGAAACTATGAAACAGCAAGACCTTATTAAAGAAATCAATCATCTAAATGCAGACAAAACTGTAGATGGAATTCTTGTGCAATTACCACTAACAAATCAGATGAATGAACATGAAGTATGTCAGGCAATTGCACCAAATAAAGATGTTGATGGTTTCCACTTAGAAAATATAGGTAATTTAATGTTGAATAGCAGCTGCATCATTTCTGCAACTGCTTTAGGTgtaaaagaattaataattaGGAGCAATATAGATACTGTTGGAAAAAATGCAGTGGTTATAGGACGATCCAAACATGTTGGTTTACCAATTGCATTACTCTTACATGCCAGTG GTAAAGGAAATGGTTTAAATATGACTACAACTATTTGTCATCGCCATACTCCCCACACAGAATTAAAGAAATATACCAAAATGGCTGATTTAGTCATAGCAGCAACTGGTGTTCCTGGTTTAATTACTCAAGAGATGGTAAAACCAGGAGCTTGTATAATTGATGTTGGAATTACAAAAACGAAAAtaggaaataaatataaattggtAGGAGATGTGGACTTTGAGAATGTAAAAAAAGTTGCTGGGTATATAACTCCAGTACCAGGTGGTGTAGGCCCTATGACTGTAGCAATGTTAATGAAAAATACAATTTCAGTAGCTACTAAAAATCATCAGAGCACGAAATAG